From the bacterium genome, the window ACCTTCTCTCGGGGACTCTGGCCAGAGCCTGGATGGAAAACGCCCTCGACAACCTCCATCCGCTCCACGGGGAAAGCGTGGGCCCGGTCCTGCAGGACGGCGGTCTCCCGGTGGACGGGATCGCGCGGGTCCTGGGCGGCGCCGAGTGGGTGGACCTGGCGAAGACGCATCTTCTGACGGACGGGGAGTGACGAGGACCGGGGGGGCGCCACGGCGGCAAGTGCGCAGGGTGCCCCCCGATCCCGTATCGATCGTATCCGCTTATAATCCAATCAGGTCTGTCACGTCGCCCATGAAGGCGGATCTCACGAACACCAGGGGTGAGGAATGGCCTGGTGGATCCAGTGGGCGTCGGGGGATTCGTCCGGGGCCTGGAGAAGAACGGGTTCGCCGGGATCGGCCACTCCCTCCCGCTGCACGGGACCTACGGGTACTTCGCCTCCTTCAACAGGAACGGTTGGCTCCTCGCGCCCGCCCTCCCGGCCTCACGCGTCCGCGCCGGAATCTCCTATCTGTCGTCCCGCCACCCCGGTCCGGCGGCGTGAAAACTTTCTTCGATCCCGAAACATTCCCGATCCAGGCGGGATCAAAGCCGATGGGGCCAACCCGGTACCTTTCGCGCCCCTGTGTCATTTACCCCTTGGCATCCACGAAGTTTTTCGCAACCTGTGACCAATCGACGGTGTTCCACCACGCCTCGACGTATTCGGCGCGGCGGTTCTGATATTTCAGGTAATAGGCGTGCTCCCAGACGTCGAGACCGAAGAGCGCCTTGCCGCCGTCCATCACGGGATTGTCCTGGTTTGCGGACGATTCGACGGTGAGCTTGCCGCCACGGATCAGCAACCAGGCCCAGCCGGACCCGAATCGCGAGATCGCGGCCTGTGTGAACGTTTTCTTGAAATCCGCGAAGTTGCCGAACGCACCATGGATGGCGTCGGCGAGATTCCCCGACGGCTCACCGCCGCCGCCCTTTTTCATGGTCTTCCAGAACATGGAATGATTCAGATGACCACCGCCGTTGTTGCGAACGGCAGTGCGAACGGCCTCCGGCACTTCGCCGATCCGCGCGAGCAGTTCCTCGACCGGAAGTTTCTGCAGCTCCGGATGGCCTTCGAGGGCCTTATTGAGGTTGGTGACGTAGGCCGCGTGATGCTTGTCGTGGTGAATTTCCATCGTCCTCGCGTCGATGTACGGCTCAAGCGTGTCGAACGGGTATGGGAGCGGCGGCAAATTGTGCGTCATCGGATGGACCTCCTCATGGAGTGGGACGGATATTCTGATTGATTCGGAACAGATTCTTCGGATCGTATTTCTTCTTGGTCTCCTCCAGCCTGTGGAAGTTCGGCCCGTAGGCCGCCTTGACCCGGTCCGACTCGTCGTCGGTGAGAAAATTGACGTATACCCCGCCCGTGGCGTGCGGTGCCGTGTCGCGGAAGAACCCCCGCGCCCACTCCATGCCTTTCCGGTCTTCCGCCGGAGTATCCCAGCGACCGTGCACGTTGCACACATACATGGCGTTGCGATGGGGGTATGCCGCGGAGTCGGGGGCAGGCCGCATGGTGGCTCCGCCGATCTGACCGAGGAATACTTCGCAGTGCGGCGACGGGAGGTTGCCGATGTACCGGATCGTCGTGTCGATCGCTCCATCGCTCAGTTCCGCAAAATTGTGCGACTTCCAATAATTGCGCGCTCCCGGCGTCAGCAACGGGTCAAACGCCTTCTGCCATGAGCGATACGCCTGTACGCCGATGAATTCCCCCAGCGTCTTTCCGAAATGCCGCACCGGTTCGATCGCTTTTCGCCCGGCTTCCTGGTCGCCCGCGTGAAAGAGCGCGAATACGATGACCTCGGTGCCGTGCACTTCCGGCGGAAGAAACGGAAGCGGCGGAGCTTTGCGCAAAACCGCCCAGACCGAGGTCTCATCGCTTTGCTCCCCGGCGAACTGACGGTATTGCCTGAGCGCCGAGGCCGCCTCTTCCAGGGGATACACGACCAGGCCGGTCAGGACGCCGGGGCCGAGCGGGTGAAGCCGGAATTCAAATCGCGTGACGATGCCGAAATTCCCGCCGCCCCCCCGCAAGGCCCAGAACAGATCGGAGTTCTCCCGCCCGTTTGCCCTCACGAAACGGCCGTCGGCGGTGATGACATCCACCGCCAGAAGATTGTCGATCGTCATCCCATGTTTACGGGAGACCCATCCGAAACCCCCGCCGAGCGTGAGGCCGGCGACGCCGGTCGTGGAGTTGATGCCGAGCGGCGTGGCAAGCCCAAAGGCCTGCGCTTCGGAATCGAAATCCCCGAGGGTCGCTCCGGGCTCGACATGGGCAACACGTGCCTCCGGATCGACGCGGACCGAGCGCATGCCGGAAAGGTCGATCAGCAGCCCCCCGTCGCACACGGCGCTGCCGGCGATGTTATGCCCTCCTCCCTTGACGGAGGTCAGCAGGCCGTTGTCGCGGGCAAAATCGACGGCACACTTGATGTCGTTCACTCCCGCGCAATGGACTGCCAAGGCGGGCCGTCGGTCGATCATGGCGTTCCACACGGTGCGTGACGTGTCGTATCCGTCGTCTCCCGGGGAAAGCAACGTCCCGCGCAGTTCGGCTTTCAAGGCCTCTACGGCCCAACCGTCCAGCGCCGCGTACTCCCCGTCGCTGCGCCGGATGCTCACTGTCGTCATGGTTGGGCGCCTCCTTCAGAAGAAATGGCATGCCATCGGGATCCGCCAGGTTCCCTGTATTTTCCCGGCACTCACATTTTTTATGAAAATATGATTCCGCGGAAAAGCGGCCGGGTTCCTGTCGGGACGAAATATTCCGGACACACAAACGAGGATGCCCGGATCGGATTCGCTGACCGGTTGGTATATCCTTGACGGTGAATCTGAGCACGGAGATTTTCTGTCATGCATGGCGCTCCCGAATTTCTCAGAAGCCTGGCGATCGTTTTCTGCGTCGCCGGCATCACCACGGTCGTCTTCCAACGGCTTCGGCAACCGGTGATCTTCGGTTACCTGGTCGCCGGCATGATCGTCGGACCCCACATTCCCATCCCGTTGGTCGCCGATCCCGCCACGATACAAACGCTTTCGGAACTCGGGGTGATCCTCCTCATGTTCTTCCTCGGGCTCGAGTTCAGCCTGCGGAAACTCCTCCGCGTCGGCCCCACCGCAGGACTGGTCGTCCTGGTCGAGACCAGTTTCATGGTCTGGCTG encodes:
- a CDS encoding glycine cleavage system protein H, which encodes LLSGTLARAWMENALDNLHPLHGESVGPVLQDGGLPVDGIARVLGGAEWVDLAKTHLLTDGE
- a CDS encoding superoxide dismutase, translating into MTHNLPPLPYPFDTLEPYIDARTMEIHHDKHHAAYVTNLNKALEGHPELQKLPVEELLARIGEVPEAVRTAVRNNGGGHLNHSMFWKTMKKGGGGEPSGNLADAIHGAFGNFADFKKTFTQAAISRFGSGWAWLLIRGGKLTVESSANQDNPVMDGGKALFGLDVWEHAYYLKYQNRRAEYVEAWWNTVDWSQVAKNFVDAKG
- a CDS encoding FAD-binding oxidoreductase; the encoded protein is MTTVSIRRSDGEYAALDGWAVEALKAELRGTLLSPGDDGYDTSRTVWNAMIDRRPALAVHCAGVNDIKCAVDFARDNGLLTSVKGGGHNIAGSAVCDGGLLIDLSGMRSVRVDPEARVAHVEPGATLGDFDSEAQAFGLATPLGINSTTGVAGLTLGGGFGWVSRKHGMTIDNLLAVDVITADGRFVRANGRENSDLFWALRGGGGNFGIVTRFEFRLHPLGPGVLTGLVVYPLEEAASALRQYRQFAGEQSDETSVWAVLRKAPPLPFLPPEVHGTEVIVFALFHAGDQEAGRKAIEPVRHFGKTLGEFIGVQAYRSWQKAFDPLLTPGARNYWKSHNFAELSDGAIDTTIRYIGNLPSPHCEVFLGQIGGATMRPAPDSAAYPHRNAMYVCNVHGRWDTPAEDRKGMEWARGFFRDTAPHATGGVYVNFLTDDESDRVKAAYGPNFHRLEETKKKYDPKNLFRINQNIRPTP